The following are encoded together in the Glycine soja cultivar W05 chromosome 5, ASM419377v2, whole genome shotgun sequence genome:
- the LOC114413584 gene encoding indole-3-pyruvate monooxygenase YUCCA2-like — MLYMEYLKEVEGKTVHDYLEVKMGKMTKPIGVEGPVIVGAGPSGLAAAACLKQKGIPSLILERDDCLASMWQLKTYDRLCLHLPKQFCQLPLMPFPQNFPSYPTKQQFLAYLKAYADHFDIKPALSKTVISANFDHRCGYWRVKTQGVKKEETEYVCQWLIVATGENAEEVVPQIEGMSEFEGPILHTSSYKSGSMYCGKNVLVVGCGNSGMEVCLDLCNHHARPSLVVRDTVHILPQQMFGKSTFGLSLSLLNWFPMRLVDKFLLLMSHLILGDTAQFGLNRPKIGPLELKNLCGKTPVLDFGTLAHIKSGKIKVCRGIKQLAQHKAEFVDGKIEDFDVIILATGYKSNVPTWLKGSDMFCEKDGLPRKPFPNGWRGENGLYAVGFTKRGLLGASFDAKRIAGDIEHCWKAAN, encoded by the exons ATGCTTTACATGGAGTACTTGAAGGAAGTGGAAGGAAAAACTGTGCATGATTATCTTGAGGTAAAGATGGGTAAAATGACAAAGCCAATAGGTGTGGAAGGACCAGTGATAGTGGGTGCTGGTCCATCAGGGCTTGCTGCAGCAGCATGTCTTAAACAGAAAGGCATTCCAAGCCTAATCCTTGAAAGGGATGATTGCTTGGCTTCAATGTGGCAGCTCAAGACTTATGACCGACTATGCCTTCATCTACCTAAGCAATTCTGCCAACTCCCTCTAATGCCTTTCCCCCAAAACTTTCCCTCTTATCCAACCAAACAACAATTCTTGGCCTATCTCAAAGCCTATGCTGACCATTTTGACATAAAACCAGCTTTAAGCAAGACTGTGATCAGTGCCAACTTTGATCATAGATGTGGGTACTGGAGGGTGAAGACTCAAGGTGTGAAAAAGGAGGAGACAGAATATGTTTGTCAGTGGCTGATAGTAGCCACTGGAGAGAATGCTGAAGAGGTTGTGCCTCAAATTGAAGGAATGAGTGAGTTTGAAGGGCCTATCTTACACACTAGCTCATATAAGAGTGGTAGTATGTATTGTGGGAAGAATGTTTTGGTGGTTGGATGTGGTAATTCAGGCATGGAAGTTTGTTTAGATCTCTGCAACCATCATGCTCGCCCATCCCTTGTGGTTAGAGATACA GTGCATATCTTGCCACAGCAGATGTTTGGGAAATCAACTTTTGGTTTATCTCTGAGCTTGCTCAACTGGTTCCCCATGCGTCTTGTGGACAAATTTTTACTTCTTATGTCACATCTCATTCTCGGGGACACAGCTCAATTTGGACTTAATCGTCCCAAAATTGGCCCTCTAGAGCTCAAGAACTTGTGTGGCAAGACCCCAGTTTTAGATTTTGGCACACTTGCTCACATAAAAAGTGGAAAAATTAAG GTTTGCCGCGGAATTAAACAACTAGCACAACACAAGGCTGAGTTTGTAGATGGAAAAATAGAGGATTTCGATGTGATCATTCTAGCAACTGGATACAAAAGTAACGTACCCACATGGTTGAAG GGCAGTGACATGTTTTGTGAGAAGGATGGATTGCCCAGGAAACCTTTCCCAAATGGATGGAGAGGTGAAAATGGACTCTATGCTGTGGGTTTCACTAAACGTGGCCTTCTTGGTGCATCTTTTGATGCAAAGAGGATTGCAGGAGATATTGAACATTGTTGGAAAGCTGCTAATTAA